A stretch of the uncultured Desulfobacter sp. genome encodes the following:
- a CDS encoding alpha/beta hydrolase, protein MWDKIFPKSDKVIVERISYRNRFGISVSADLYLPCNIDLSKKYPALVVGTPYGGVKEQGAGLYAQTMAERGFVSIAFDESYNGTSGGEPRRTSSPEIFTEDFSAGVDFLGTRPYVDRDRIGAIGICGSGGFSLKAAQVDQRIKAVATASMYDMSRVTRNGWMDGMTDDERRQALVALGEQRWKDFEKGLPEIPPGFPSTPQETIPEELDPITSEFFEFYAMKRGHHPNAPAAFTLTSGMAFMNFPLLNYIETISPRPILFIIGENAHSRYFSEDACAQAAEPKELYIVPGARHIDLYDRTDMIPFDKLTDFFTKALG, encoded by the coding sequence ATGTGGGATAAAATTTTTCCAAAAAGCGACAAGGTAATTGTAGAAAGAATTTCTTATCGGAACAGATTCGGCATCAGCGTGTCCGCAGACCTCTATCTGCCCTGCAATATTGATCTTTCAAAAAAATATCCGGCACTGGTTGTGGGCACCCCTTACGGCGGTGTTAAGGAGCAGGGTGCCGGTCTCTATGCCCAGACCATGGCGGAACGGGGATTTGTATCCATTGCATTTGACGAATCCTATAACGGCACCAGCGGCGGTGAACCCAGACGCACCTCGTCTCCTGAAATTTTCACTGAAGACTTCAGCGCGGGCGTGGATTTTCTGGGTACCCGGCCCTATGTGGACCGCGACAGAATCGGGGCCATCGGCATCTGCGGCAGCGGCGGTTTTTCACTCAAGGCCGCCCAGGTGGATCAACGCATTAAAGCTGTTGCAACGGCAAGCATGTATGACATGAGCCGGGTCACCCGTAACGGCTGGATGGACGGCATGACTGATGATGAACGCCGTCAGGCGCTGGTTGCATTAGGCGAACAGCGCTGGAAAGATTTTGAAAAAGGCCTGCCCGAAATTCCGCCGGGATTCCCCAGCACACCCCAGGAAACAATTCCTGAAGAGCTGGACCCTATTACAAGCGAATTTTTTGAATTCTATGCCATGAAACGGGGGCATCACCCCAATGCACCGGCCGCCTTTACCCTAACCAGCGGCATGGCCTTTATGAACTTTCCGTTACTCAACTACATTGAGACAATTTCACCCAGGCCCATTTTGTTCATTATCGGAGAAAATGCCCACTCCCGGTATTTTTCCGAGGATGCCTGCGCGCAGGCCGCAGAACCTAAGGAGCTTTATATCGTTCCCGGTGCCAGGCACATTGATCTGTACGACCGCACCGATATGATCCCCTTTGATAAACTGACAGACTTTTTTACCAAAGCGCTGGGATAG
- a CDS encoding alpha/beta hydrolase — protein sequence MKQQMTRHFHTLLAVIVSLLSTAGVSAAADTTWDKTFTKSDKVIHEKVFYPNRYGLTISADLYRPKNMDQSTKYSAILVGTPYGGVKEQGAGIYAQTMAERGFVAMAFDESYNGESSGDPRHLSSPDIFVEDFSAGVDFLGTRPFVDRNKIGVIGICGSGAFALTAAQVDHRIKAVATASMYDMSRVIRKGWKDTMSDAQRNKTLDQLAEQRWKDFENGTPLLPQGFPKEAVDSIPEGMNSISSEFWEYYAMSRGHHPRSHGPFTQTSNMAFMNFALLNYIDTISPRPILFIMGEKAHSRYFTEDAYKLAAEPKELVIVPGARHIDLYDRTDMIPFDKLTTFFNKNM from the coding sequence ATGAAACAGCAAATGACCCGTCATTTTCATACACTCCTGGCAGTGATTGTCTCGCTTTTATCCACGGCCGGTGTTTCGGCTGCAGCAGATACCACCTGGGATAAGACCTTTACCAAAAGCGATAAGGTTATTCATGAAAAAGTTTTCTATCCCAACAGATACGGTTTGACCATATCTGCAGACCTGTACCGGCCTAAAAATATGGATCAATCTACAAAATATTCAGCCATTCTCGTGGGCACCCCCTACGGCGGGGTCAAAGAACAGGGGGCCGGCATCTACGCCCAGACCATGGCCGAACGGGGTTTTGTCGCCATGGCTTTTGACGAATCATATAACGGTGAAAGCAGCGGCGACCCCAGACACTTGTCTTCTCCCGACATTTTTGTTGAAGACTTCAGCGCAGGCGTAGATTTTTTAGGGACAAGACCCTTTGTAGACAGAAACAAAATCGGTGTGATCGGCATCTGCGGCAGCGGTGCATTTGCACTGACCGCAGCACAGGTTGACCATCGCATCAAGGCAGTTGCCACAGCCAGTATGTACGATATGAGCCGGGTCATCCGCAAGGGCTGGAAAGACACGATGTCAGATGCCCAGCGCAATAAAACCCTTGACCAGCTTGCTGAACAGCGTTGGAAGGATTTTGAGAACGGCACCCCTCTGCTGCCTCAAGGGTTCCCCAAAGAAGCGGTGGATTCAATCCCTGAAGGGATGAATTCTATTTCAAGTGAATTCTGGGAATACTACGCCATGTCCCGGGGACACCATCCCCGGTCCCACGGCCCCTTCACCCAGACCAGCAACATGGCGTTTATGAATTTTGCCTTGCTCAACTACATTGACACCATCTCTCCGAGACCGATTCTGTTCATCATGGGTGAGAAGGCACACTCAAGGTATTTCACCGAGGATGCATATAAGCTGGCTGCCGAACCTAAGGAACTGGTAATTGTTCCCGGTGCAAGGCATATTGATCTGTACGACAGGACCGACATGATCCCCTTTGATAAACTCACCACCTTTTTTAACAAAAATATGTAA
- a CDS encoding cupin domain-containing protein, which produces MNASNENSSTQTPFTGESIFPIGDKNEAYARYFTGTSYLNMLSLERVVIGNVTFEPGCRNFWHIHHKGGQVLLVTGGRGWYQEEGKPARELRAGDVVNIPPETKHWHGAAKDSWFAHVAVEVPAEGASNEWLEPVSDEEYDKL; this is translated from the coding sequence ATGAACGCATCAAACGAAAACAGCAGCACACAAACCCCGTTTACCGGAGAGAGCATTTTCCCAATAGGGGACAAAAATGAGGCCTATGCCCGCTATTTCACTGGAACCAGTTATCTTAACATGCTCTCTTTGGAACGGGTTGTCATCGGCAACGTCACATTTGAGCCGGGCTGCCGCAATTTCTGGCATATCCACCACAAAGGGGGACAGGTCCTTCTGGTAACCGGCGGACGCGGCTGGTACCAGGAAGAGGGAAAACCGGCCAGAGAACTGCGCGCCGGTGATGTGGTCAATATCCCGCCTGAAACCAAACACTGGCATGGTGCTGCCAAGGACAGCTGGTTCGCTCACGTGGCCGTTGAAGTCCCTGCAGAAGGTGCCTCCAATGAATGGCTGGAACCGGTTTCAGATGAAGAGTACGACAAACTATAA
- a CDS encoding carboxymuconolactone decarboxylase family protein, producing MTTTKLSTKQRAIIPIAAFTAGGNLDKLKASLEKGLDAGLTVNEIKEILVQMYAYAGFPRSLNGLGTFMAVMEARKSKGIKDETGKEATPLPAGKSSLEFGTENQTQLVGQPVSGALFDFAPAIDQYLKAHLFGDIFQRDVLDWSERELATIAALANIKGVNNQLQAHFAISLNNSITPEQLYDFVSVLELVCGSEVAANAKENLEQVLNTNKK from the coding sequence ATGACAACAACAAAACTCAGCACAAAACAACGTGCGATCATACCCATTGCCGCTTTTACCGCCGGCGGAAATCTCGACAAATTAAAGGCAAGCCTGGAGAAGGGGCTTGATGCCGGCCTGACCGTGAACGAAATCAAGGAAATTCTCGTTCAGATGTATGCTTACGCAGGTTTCCCCAGAAGCTTGAATGGCCTTGGCACCTTTATGGCGGTCATGGAAGCGCGAAAAAGCAAAGGCATCAAAGACGAAACAGGAAAAGAAGCAACACCTTTGCCGGCCGGCAAAAGCAGCCTTGAATTCGGCACGGAAAATCAAACCCAGTTGGTCGGCCAGCCCGTATCAGGCGCTCTGTTCGACTTTGCACCTGCCATTGACCAGTACCTTAAAGCCCATCTTTTCGGAGATATTTTTCAGCGGGACGTGCTTGACTGGAGCGAACGGGAACTTGCAACCATTGCCGCACTGGCAAACATCAAGGGTGTCAACAACCAGCTCCAGGCGCATTTCGCCATAAGCCTGAACAACAGCATTACCCCGGAGCAGCTTTATGACTTTGTAAGCGTTTTAGAGCTGGTCTGCGGCTCTGAGGTAGCGGCAAATGCAAAAGAGAACCTTGAACAGGTTTTGAATACCAACAAAAAGTAA
- a CDS encoding AraC family transcriptional regulator, which produces MDENNKNSVAIQEKMSDASQELAKSIARWTGDENQMDTKISGLRLSRWTTPTEPTSYTLESSICLIAQGAKRVLLGEDAYMYDATRFLITSVDLPVVANIVEASSEKPYLGLILEIDLKEVSQLTVDSGLPVNRSGHAQKGMAVGQLSLPLLETFQRLIDLLDEEENIKILAPLIKREIFFRLLTSDQGPRLQQIAASGSHSHQISRAISWLKNNYTSPLSVNELAASAGMSKSAFHNHFKVMTSMTPLQFQKRLRLNEARRLMLTENMDAMTATFEVGYESASQFSREYSRLFGAPPLRDINRLRRTASV; this is translated from the coding sequence ATGGATGAAAATAATAAAAATTCGGTGGCGATTCAGGAAAAGATGTCGGACGCATCCCAGGAACTGGCAAAAAGTATTGCCCGGTGGACAGGGGATGAAAATCAGATGGATACAAAAATTTCAGGTCTCCGGCTCAGTCGATGGACTACCCCAACGGAACCGACAAGTTATACACTTGAGTCAAGTATCTGCCTGATTGCCCAAGGGGCCAAACGGGTACTGCTGGGTGAGGATGCCTACATGTATGACGCAACCAGATTCCTGATAACATCAGTGGATCTGCCGGTTGTGGCCAACATTGTTGAGGCGAGCAGCGAAAAACCCTATCTGGGTTTGATATTGGAAATTGATTTGAAGGAAGTCTCCCAGCTTACCGTAGACAGCGGCCTTCCGGTGAACCGCTCCGGACACGCCCAAAAAGGTATGGCTGTGGGGCAGCTTTCACTGCCCCTGCTTGAGACGTTTCAACGCTTGATTGATCTTCTGGACGAAGAAGAAAATATAAAAATCCTTGCTCCGCTGATCAAGCGGGAAATTTTTTTTCGTTTGCTCACATCGGATCAAGGGCCCCGTCTTCAGCAAATAGCAGCGTCAGGGAGCCACAGCCATCAAATTTCACGGGCCATATCCTGGCTAAAAAATAATTATACCAGCCCCCTTAGTGTAAACGAACTGGCGGCCAGCGCCGGCATGAGCAAATCAGCATTTCACAACCACTTTAAGGTGATGACCTCAATGACGCCCCTGCAATTTCAAAAACGGTTACGCTTAAATGAGGCCAGGCGGTTGATGTTGACGGAAAATATGGATGCCATGACAGCAACATTTGAGGTGGGTTATGAAAGCGCCTCCCAGTTCAGCCGGGAATACAGCCGTTTGTTTGGCGCGCCTCCATTACGGGATATCAATCGTTTACGCCGGACAGCCTCTGTTTAA
- a CDS encoding molybdopterin-dependent oxidoreductase, which yields MVEIKKSYCGLCHPRCGTLLHIENGRIIKVTGDPDHPVTRGIICERGRLMPDHVHHPQRLNYPLKRKGEKGQGEWQRVTWEQALDEVADKLSKLKTRYGAETLAFTHGTKRTYHWDCRRFFNLFGSPNTCGVNNICMCPSYATEYATYGGMIMPGRVEASCIILMGANPVNSDPVGLYPELVRAKKRGAKLIVIEPRRTKEAEMADLWLQIRPGTDVALLLGWIRLIIEEELYDKEFVNKYTVGFEDLKAAAADYSPEKVSEITGIPEALLVEAARTYAAAKPATMPWGYGLDKQGINATQCARARAILRAITGNLEIPGGETLSMAGDIGKIIDWEALEMNESIPASQRAKQLGADLYPFFGFPGWEMNQEANKKLPEGYLAAPEAWHSNLAHAREVMNAMITGKPYPVTAAISLASNPLLSFPNTKRVFDALKSLELYVVMDYYLTPSAALADYVFPASSTVEQPELWLTRDFCMPCPQGMAPLYERRNSYDFYRGLGLRLGQEANWPWETVEQVYDYCLAPIGLSFKAFCEQYGIFGKREFRRYEKLGFGTPSGKVELRSSIFEKLNLPPLPVYQEPVLTPVGSPELAREYPFILITGSRFKPMYHSEHRQIEKARKKHPDPVVTIHPSTAEKIGLAAGDWAVISTPLGKIRQKVEVSDTIREDMVDLQHGWWFPESDGKLPGLFRVFESNANILCPDDHEFCSQETGSWPHSALLCNIEKKN from the coding sequence ATGGTCGAGATAAAAAAAAGCTATTGCGGACTATGCCATCCGCGCTGCGGCACCTTGCTGCACATTGAAAACGGTAGAATTATCAAAGTAACAGGTGATCCGGACCACCCGGTCACCCGGGGTATTATCTGCGAGCGGGGCCGGCTTATGCCGGATCATGTCCATCATCCCCAGCGTCTGAACTATCCCCTGAAACGAAAGGGCGAAAAAGGCCAAGGGGAGTGGCAGAGAGTGACATGGGAACAGGCTCTGGACGAGGTGGCGGACAAACTATCTAAACTAAAAACCCGGTACGGGGCCGAAACCCTGGCCTTCACCCATGGGACCAAACGAACCTATCATTGGGACTGCCGCAGGTTTTTCAATCTTTTCGGATCCCCCAATACCTGCGGCGTCAACAACATCTGCATGTGTCCGAGCTACGCCACGGAATATGCTACTTACGGCGGTATGATCATGCCTGGTCGTGTTGAAGCCTCCTGCATAATTCTGATGGGCGCGAATCCCGTGAACTCTGATCCCGTTGGCCTTTATCCCGAATTGGTTCGCGCAAAAAAACGAGGGGCGAAGCTCATCGTCATTGAACCCAGACGTACAAAAGAGGCTGAGATGGCTGATCTCTGGCTTCAGATCAGACCAGGTACGGATGTAGCCCTTTTGCTGGGTTGGATTCGCCTGATTATTGAGGAGGAATTATACGACAAAGAATTTGTAAACAAATATACTGTTGGCTTTGAGGATCTCAAGGCCGCTGCAGCCGACTATTCCCCTGAAAAGGTGTCCGAGATTACCGGCATCCCCGAAGCGCTTTTGGTAGAAGCGGCCCGCACATATGCTGCGGCCAAACCCGCGACCATGCCCTGGGGGTACGGCCTGGACAAGCAGGGCATCAATGCCACCCAGTGTGCCCGGGCCCGGGCAATCTTGCGGGCCATCACCGGTAATCTGGAAATCCCTGGCGGGGAAACTCTTAGCATGGCCGGGGACATCGGCAAAATCATTGACTGGGAAGCCCTTGAGATGAATGAAAGCATCCCGGCAAGCCAGCGGGCCAAGCAGCTTGGGGCTGACCTCTATCCTTTTTTTGGGTTTCCGGGCTGGGAAATGAACCAGGAAGCCAACAAAAAACTGCCCGAGGGCTACCTGGCAGCTCCCGAGGCCTGGCACTCCAACCTGGCCCATGCCAGGGAGGTAATGAACGCCATGATCACCGGCAAGCCCTACCCCGTGACAGCAGCCATCTCTCTTGCAAGCAACCCGCTTCTTTCATTTCCAAATACCAAGCGAGTGTTTGACGCCCTGAAATCCCTTGAGCTCTATGTGGTTATGGATTACTACCTGACCCCGTCCGCCGCCCTTGCCGATTATGTGTTCCCAGCCTCTTCCACCGTAGAGCAACCCGAACTCTGGCTGACCAGGGATTTTTGTATGCCATGCCCCCAGGGCATGGCCCCCTTATACGAACGCCGCAACAGCTACGACTTTTACCGGGGCCTGGGTCTGCGTCTGGGCCAGGAAGCCAACTGGCCCTGGGAAACGGTGGAGCAGGTCTATGATTACTGCCTTGCACCCATCGGACTGTCATTCAAAGCATTTTGCGAACAATACGGTATCTTTGGGAAACGAGAGTTCCGCCGTTACGAAAAGCTTGGGTTTGGAACACCTTCGGGAAAAGTGGAGCTGCGCTCCTCGATTTTTGAAAAACTGAACCTGCCGCCTCTTCCGGTTTATCAGGAACCGGTCTTAACGCCTGTGGGAAGCCCTGAGCTGGCCCGGGAATATCCATTTATTCTTATCACAGGAAGCCGCTTCAAGCCCATGTACCATTCCGAACACAGACAGATCGAAAAGGCCCGCAAAAAACACCCTGATCCCGTTGTTACGATCCATCCGTCCACAGCAGAAAAGATAGGTCTTGCAGCCGGAGACTGGGCTGTCATCTCCACGCCTTTGGGAAAAATTCGTCAAAAGGTCGAAGTTTCGGATACCATCAGAGAAGATATGGTCGACCTGCAGCACGGATGGTGGTTCCCGGAGAGTGATGGAAAACTGCCCGGACTTTTTCGCGTATTCGAGTCCAATGCCAATATTCTGTGCCCCGATGATCATGAATTCTGCAGTCAGGAAACCGGTAGCTGGCCACATTCGGCGCTACTGTGCAATATTGAAAAGAAGAATTAA
- a CDS encoding DUF2845 domain-containing protein, translated as MQHKFYTSSIKQICIIVLACFLFYDGIAFAGVRCGNDIISIGDIKTTVVSKLQSCGEILNKDTYTKEIETELNEKEGWGKIKIQKRIDLWSIRIREKGSNYYCYPLTFEDNILTEIGRWSRCD; from the coding sequence ATGCAACACAAATTCTATACTTCCTCTATTAAACAAATATGTATTATTGTACTCGCTTGTTTTCTATTTTATGATGGAATAGCATTTGCCGGTGTTCGTTGCGGCAATGACATTATATCAATTGGGGATATAAAAACGACAGTTGTTAGTAAGCTTCAATCATGTGGAGAAATTCTGAATAAAGACACCTACACCAAAGAAATAGAGACAGAACTGAATGAAAAAGAAGGTTGGGGAAAAATAAAAATCCAAAAAAGGATTGACCTTTGGTCTATTCGAATTCGTGAAAAAGGCAGTAATTATTATTGTTACCCTTTGACTTTTGAAGACAATATTTTGACAGAAATTGGGCGATGGAGCCGATGTGATTAG
- a CDS encoding PACE efflux transporter, with translation MNKKPKMRSILDRLRHSILFEGVLLLLTVLILKNLFNQPATHIGGFGILMSLMAMIWNFFYNCAFDHILIFLKHPLYPRDFKLRVFHSMCFEGGFMIASVPFTMAWMRFSFIQALSMDIAFTIAVLAYTLIFNYAYDVLFPVLPAFPD, from the coding sequence ATGAACAAAAAACCTAAAATGAGATCTATTTTAGATAGACTTCGCCATTCTATTCTTTTTGAGGGGGTTTTGCTCCTGCTCACGGTGCTGATCCTTAAGAACCTTTTCAACCAACCTGCCACACACATTGGAGGGTTCGGAATTCTCATGTCGCTCATGGCTATGATTTGGAACTTTTTTTACAACTGTGCCTTTGACCATATACTGATCTTTCTCAAGCATCCTCTTTATCCCAGGGATTTTAAACTGAGGGTCTTTCATTCAATGTGCTTTGAGGGTGGATTCATGATAGCCTCAGTTCCTTTTACTATGGCTTGGATGCGTTTCTCTTTTATCCAAGCGCTTAGCATGGATATTGCCTTTACCATAGCTGTTTTAGCTTACACTTTGATTTTCAACTATGCTTACGATGTACTCTTCCCTGTTCTCCCGGCCTTTCCCGACTGA
- a CDS encoding LysR family transcriptional regulator, whose translation MNFSLDQLEAFSASAEAGSFSAAARKLRKAQSAVSMAISNLEIDLGLELFDRAGKYPVLTLTGEMFLREAETILSRCRSMQTKAATLAKTMESRVRLAVSESLPNIAFKDGLLLKNFKARFPETELEILSGSLNDVWDMIEQDRIDFGVMMPTEILLDRWKSRSDFRIVGKMNFIPVAHPKHGLGKAGLDISALDLILQIEVTSRGGEHETQLPVFSSRVWWVENEYLIRDLLRQGMGWGILPEHLIREDLHAGRLEQVQVDVGEAILSAPILMAWSKDRPLGRAGDWLFSAMKGYYS comes from the coding sequence ATGAATTTTAGCTTGGATCAATTGGAAGCATTTTCAGCGAGTGCTGAAGCAGGTTCGTTTTCGGCTGCCGCCAGAAAGCTGCGAAAAGCCCAGTCAGCCGTGAGCATGGCGATTTCCAATTTGGAGATTGATTTGGGCCTGGAACTTTTTGACCGCGCAGGAAAATATCCAGTGTTAACCCTGACCGGAGAGATGTTTCTTAGAGAAGCTGAAACGATATTATCCCGTTGCCGGTCCATGCAAACCAAAGCCGCGACGTTGGCCAAAACCATGGAAAGCCGGGTTCGATTAGCTGTTTCGGAATCCCTGCCTAACATAGCCTTTAAAGATGGCCTTTTGCTCAAGAATTTTAAAGCCCGGTTTCCGGAGACCGAGCTGGAAATTCTTTCGGGTTCTCTCAATGATGTCTGGGATATGATTGAGCAAGACCGGATCGATTTTGGCGTGATGATGCCTACAGAAATCCTTTTGGACAGATGGAAGTCCAGGTCCGATTTTCGAATTGTCGGGAAGATGAATTTTATTCCGGTCGCCCACCCAAAACATGGCTTGGGAAAAGCTGGGTTAGATATTTCTGCTCTTGACTTGATTTTACAAATAGAGGTGACTTCCAGGGGCGGAGAGCACGAAACACAGCTTCCTGTGTTCAGCAGCAGGGTGTGGTGGGTGGAAAACGAATATTTGATCCGAGATCTCCTGCGCCAGGGGATGGGCTGGGGCATTTTGCCTGAACACTTAATAAGGGAGGACCTACACGCGGGACGTCTGGAGCAGGTGCAGGTGGACGTGGGGGAGGCGATCCTTTCTGCCCCGATTCTCATGGCCTGGTCCAAGGATCGTCCTTTGGGGCGAGCAGGAGACTGGCTTTTTTCAGCTATGAAAGGATATTACAGCTGA
- a CDS encoding PAS domain S-box protein, whose translation MTNQQESIINAELFSAFNAMASVVWIIDKDNFIRQSNNSVENLFNKTTFEVIGKKCWEVAHGTDQPVEGCPISKARHSLQRESMEFQIGKKWFEVIVDPILDAKGRPTKYIHIITDITENKQIYTKLRQSQRLLANSQRLAKIGGWEWDVELQKMYWTNELYRLHGFDPMNFDPGSPYHIEASLGCYKLEDRPILLDAFWGCVEEGIAYDLEFEFKKLSGEKIWIRTAAESILKGDKVKKVIGNVIDITEFKMANDALLIQSERIKTFFNSINEAIFVYPLKEAGFASFMEVNHIACKQYGYTYDEFLNISVPNITVTPDVSEHGKRDFRKELIKKGQLIFETIHIKKTGETFPVEINSNIFYQNRKPYILALVRDITERKENEKKQAFLITELQEALENIKTLRGLLPICSICKKIRDDKGYWNILEGYIEKHSEALFSHGICPECSDKLYGDKDWYIKMKNEKQKK comes from the coding sequence ATGACTAATCAGCAGGAATCAATAATAAACGCGGAACTTTTTTCAGCTTTCAACGCCATGGCGTCAGTCGTTTGGATTATTGATAAAGACAATTTTATCCGCCAATCTAATAATTCCGTCGAGAATCTATTCAATAAAACTACATTTGAAGTGATCGGTAAAAAATGTTGGGAGGTTGCACATGGTACTGACCAACCGGTCGAAGGGTGCCCCATTTCAAAGGCAAGACATAGTTTGCAACGAGAATCGATGGAGTTTCAGATTGGCAAAAAATGGTTTGAAGTCATAGTAGACCCGATCCTTGATGCTAAAGGACGACCAACCAAATACATTCATATCATCACCGATATTACTGAAAACAAGCAGATATATACAAAATTGAGACAAAGCCAAAGACTGCTTGCTAATTCACAACGCCTGGCAAAAATAGGCGGATGGGAATGGGATGTTGAGTTGCAAAAGATGTATTGGACAAATGAGTTGTATCGTTTGCATGGGTTTGACCCTATGAATTTTGATCCTGGTTCTCCTTATCATATTGAAGCAAGTCTCGGGTGCTATAAACTTGAAGACCGTCCAATTCTATTAGATGCTTTTTGGGGATGCGTAGAAGAAGGGATTGCTTATGATCTTGAATTTGAGTTTAAAAAACTGTCCGGGGAAAAAATATGGATTAGGACTGCAGCTGAATCTATTTTAAAAGGTGACAAGGTTAAAAAGGTTATTGGTAATGTAATAGATATTACCGAATTTAAAATGGCGAACGACGCATTGCTCATTCAATCTGAAAGAATCAAAACCTTTTTCAACTCAATTAATGAGGCAATCTTTGTTTATCCACTGAAAGAAGCGGGATTTGCATCTTTTATGGAAGTTAATCATATCGCCTGTAAACAATATGGGTATACCTATGACGAATTTTTGAATATTTCTGTGCCCAATATAACCGTTACACCGGATGTAAGCGAGCATGGAAAAAGAGATTTTAGAAAAGAACTCATTAAAAAAGGGCAGCTTATTTTTGAAACAATTCATATAAAAAAAACGGGGGAGACCTTTCCAGTTGAAATAAATTCAAACATTTTTTATCAAAATAGAAAACCTTACATTCTTGCCCTTGTCCGAGATATTACAGAACGTAAAGAAAATGAGAAAAAACAAGCATTTCTTATAACTGAACTGCAAGAGGCTCTTGAAAATATTAAGACTCTTAGAGGTCTTCTTCCTATCTGCTCCATATGTAAAAAAATTCGCGACGACAAAGGATACTGGAATATTTTAGAAGGCTATATTGAAAAACATTCAGAGGCTCTTTTTAGTCATGGAATTTGCCCTGAATGCTCTGATAAACTTTACGGAGATAAAGATTGGTATATCAAAATGAAAAATGAAAAACAAAAAAAATAA